CACGTCAGGCGGCCCGGGCCGAGCGGGTGGGCTACCCGAACAACCCCCGGACGTCGTCGGCGGTGAGCGCGCCGGAGGCGAGCGCGCCGTCGTCGACGACCCGGGAGAACAGCGCCTGCTTGCGGGCCTTGAGCTCCATCACCTTCTCCTCGATGGTGCCCACGGCCACCAGCCGGTAGACGATCACCGTCTTGTCCTGGCCGATCCGGTGTGCCCGGTCGACGGCCTGGGCCTCGCTGGCCGGGTTCCACCACGGGTCGAGCACGAACACGTAGTCGGCCTCGGTGAGCGTCAGCCCGAAGCCACCGGCCTTGAGGCTGATCAGGAACACCGGCGCCGTCCCGGTGCGGAACTCCTCGATCCGGGCGTCCCGGTCGCGGGTGCGGCCGTCCAGGTACACCCAGTCGACCCCCTCGGCGGTCAGCCGTTCCCGGACGGCGCCCAGGTACCGGGTGAACTGGCTGAACACCAGCACTCGGTGGCCCTCGGCGACCACCTCGCGCAGCTGGTCCAGGAAGGCGTCGGTCTTGCTGGCCCGCACGTCGGCGTAGGCCGGGTCGATCAGGGCGGGGTCCAGGCTCAGCTGCCGGAGCAGGGTCAGCGACCGGAAGATCGTCATCCGGTTCTTCGACATGTCCTCGACCAGGCCGAGCACCTTGCTCCGCTCCCGCTGCAGGTGGGTCTGGTACAGCTTCTCGTGCCGCGGGTTGAGCACCACCTCGAGCACCTGCTCCTGCTTGGGCGGCAGGTCGGCGGCGACCATCTCCTTGGTCCGCCGCCGCACCAGGGGGCGGATCCGCCGGCGCAGCGTCGCCAGCTTCTCCGCGTCGCCGTCCCGCTCGATCGGGATCCGGTAGAACTCGGTGAACCGCTCCGGGTCGGGGAAGAGCCCCGGGGCGACGATCGACATCAGCGCCCACAGGTCCATCACGCTGTTCTCCAGCGGCGTCCCGGTCAGCGCCAGCTTCACCGGCGCCGGCAGCCGGCGGGCGCACTGGTAGGTGCGGGCCTGGTGGTTCTTCACGAACTGCGCCTCGTCCAGCACCAGCGCGCGCCACGGCAGCGACGTCCAGGCGTCCTCGTCGATCCGGAACAGCGCGTACGAGGTGAGGACGACGTGCGCGCCGGTCAGCTGCTCGGCCAGCGGCACCCCGCGCTTGGCCTCGGTCTCGGCGACGGTGACCACCCGCAGCCCGGGGGCGAACCGGGCCGCCTCCCGCGACCACGTGGAGACCACGCTGGTCGGCGCCACCACCAGCACCGGTGCGTCGTCCAGCTCGCCGGCCTCGTGCGCCCGGACCAGCAGGGCCAGCGTCTGCAGCGTCTTGCCCAGCCCCATGTCGTCGGCGAGCACCCCGCCCAGCCGGTGGTCCCAGAGGAACGCCAGCCAGCCGTAGCCCTCCCTCTGGTAGGGCCGCAGCTCGGCGGCCAGCCCGGCCGGGACCGGCGGCGGCTCGGTGTGCTCGACGTCGATCAGCCCGCGCACCTCGCGGGTCCAGCGTTCGCTCTGCTCCTCGACCACGCCGAGCCCCAGCAGCTGCTCCCACAGCCCGGCGTCGAACCGGCTGACCTGCACCTCGTCGCCGGGCACGTCGCGCAGCTCGCGGGCCTCCTCGATCAGCAGCCGCAGCTGCTCGAACTCGGGGCGCTGCAGGGAGAACCAGGTGCCGCTGATCAGCGCCAGCCGGGTGCGCCCGGCGGCCAGCGCCTGGAACAGGGTGGCGAACGGGACGTGCTGGCCGTCCATGGTCACGGTGATGCCGAGGTCGAACCAGTCGGACTCCCGGCTGTCCCGGGCGGTGAAGCTGATCTGCGGCGCCGAGGTGGTCTGCCGGTAGTCCGTCGGCGTGCCGACCACGGTCACGTCGACGTCGGGGTCGCCGCGCAGGGCGGGCAGCACCTCGGTGGTGAACTCCAGCGCCTCCATCCCGGCCAGCTCGACGCTCTCGGCCAGCCGGCGCTCCGGCGTCCACAGCTCGGGCACCCCGCCGACCGGGCCGGGCAGCGCCTCGACGAGCAGCTGCTCGGCGGCCGGATCGCGGCCGTCGCCCGGACCGGCCGGCGCGTGCAGGGCGAACTCCCGGTCGGGGCCGTACCGCACCGACCAGGCGACGCAGACCGTGGCGTCACCGGGATAGCGGACCTCGGCGGCCAGCCGCGGCGGGAGCACGTCGGGCAGCTCGACCGAACCGTCGGCGGAGATGACCGGCACCGCCCGGCGCAGCCCCGGGTACCAGTCCCGCCGGAAGCGGTCGACGTCGTCGGCCGGGATGCCGATCACCCCGCCCCGCGCCACCAGGCCGGCCAGCACCGGGGGCACCGGGGAGTCGAGCCGGGCCAGCACCAGGCCCGGCGCGCCCTCGGGTGCCTCGTCGCGGGCCGGACCGTCGACGGTGACCCCGTGCGGGGGCACGCCGAGGAAGGAGAGCGCGCCCGGGTCGACCGTGCGGCCGTCGACCCGCAGCACGGCCTGCAGCTCGGTGCGGTCGCCGTCGTCGCGGAGGTCGACGGCGACGTCGGCGTCGTCCCGGGCCAGCACCACCGGGCGGGGCGGCCGGTCGGCGGTCACCAGCGGGACGCCGTCGGCCACCGCCTCCCCCAGCAGCCGCCAGAGGCCGGGGCCGAACTCGTGCAGGTACACGTCGACGGGGGCGTACGAGTAGAACTGGTTGCGCGCCGCCTGGTGGGTGGCGTGCAGCGCGCGCATCGCCGCCACGTGGGCCGGGTCCCAGCCGGCGCGGCTGTTGTCGTACTGCAGCTGCCGCCAGGAGATGCCGGTGCGCACCCACTGCCCCCGCTTGCCGGGCACCACCGGTCGGAGCCGGACCAGCCGCTGGCGACTGCCGGGCGCGCCGACCGACGCCCGGCCCCGCCCGGGCTCGGGCTCGACCAGCTCGAACTGCAGCGCGATCGGCACGGTGGCCGGTGCGGGCTGCCCGGCGGCGGTGACCAGCTCGGCGAGCTCCTGCTCCCACGTGGGGGGTGCCGGGCGGGCCGGTCCCGGGCCCCCGGGCGCACGCTGGATGTCCGGCCGCAGGTGCAGCAGCACGGCGACCGCGTGCTTGCAGTCGTCGCCCACCGGGCACGTGCAGGCCGCGGCCCAGCCCATCCGGCCGCCGTCGGTGCGCACCACCGTCGTCCGGTACGGCACCTCGGCGCTGCCCTGCACCAGCCCGGTCAGCCGGCGGGCGTCCTCGGCGACCCGCACGTCGAGCACGGCACGAGCCAGGTACGGGCGGGCCCGGTCGAGCACGTCGGCGCCGACGGCGTCGGCCAACGCGGCGTCGGTGACCATCTCCCGCCAGTCGCCGAGCACCCGACCAGGCTACGGGCGGGCACCGACGATCCGGTCGACGCGGCGTGGGCGGCGGCTCGGGTCGGCCCATCGGGTCGGCCCATCGGGTGAGCCCGGGTCGCGGTGCACCGGCCGACGGCGCGAAGATCAGCGCATGAGCTCCGACCGCGCCGGCCAGCCCGCCCAGCCCTCCGACCTGGTCGACGTCCCGCACCTGCTCACCGCGTACTACACGGTCGAGCCGGACCCGCAGGACGTCGCGCAGCAGGTCACCTTCGGCACCTCCGGGCACCGGGGCTCCTCGCTGGACGGTGCGTTCAACGAGCCGCACATCCTGGCCACCACCCAGGCGATCTGCGAGTACCGCGCCCAGCAGGGCTTCGACGGCCCGCTGTTCGTCGGCCGGGACACCCACGGCCTCTCCGAGCCGGCCTGGGTCAGCGCGCTGGAGGTGCTGGCCGCCAACGACGTCACCGTCCTGGTCGACGCCGCCGACCGGTACACCCCGACCCCGGCGGTCAGCCACGCCATCCTCACCGCCAACCGCGGGAAGACCTCCGGG
The Modestobacter marinus DNA segment above includes these coding regions:
- a CDS encoding DEAD/DEAH box helicase, with product MLGDWREMVTDAALADAVGADVLDRARPYLARAVLDVRVAEDARRLTGLVQGSAEVPYRTTVVRTDGGRMGWAAACTCPVGDDCKHAVAVLLHLRPDIQRAPGGPGPARPAPPTWEQELAELVTAAGQPAPATVPIALQFELVEPEPGRGRASVGAPGSRQRLVRLRPVVPGKRGQWVRTGISWRQLQYDNSRAGWDPAHVAAMRALHATHQAARNQFYSYAPVDVYLHEFGPGLWRLLGEAVADGVPLVTADRPPRPVVLARDDADVAVDLRDDGDRTELQAVLRVDGRTVDPGALSFLGVPPHGVTVDGPARDEAPEGAPGLVLARLDSPVPPVLAGLVARGGVIGIPADDVDRFRRDWYPGLRRAVPVISADGSVELPDVLPPRLAAEVRYPGDATVCVAWSVRYGPDREFALHAPAGPGDGRDPAAEQLLVEALPGPVGGVPELWTPERRLAESVELAGMEALEFTTEVLPALRGDPDVDVTVVGTPTDYRQTTSAPQISFTARDSRESDWFDLGITVTMDGQHVPFATLFQALAAGRTRLALISGTWFSLQRPEFEQLRLLIEEARELRDVPGDEVQVSRFDAGLWEQLLGLGVVEEQSERWTREVRGLIDVEHTEPPPVPAGLAAELRPYQREGYGWLAFLWDHRLGGVLADDMGLGKTLQTLALLVRAHEAGELDDAPVLVVAPTSVVSTWSREAARFAPGLRVVTVAETEAKRGVPLAEQLTGAHVVLTSYALFRIDEDAWTSLPWRALVLDEAQFVKNHQARTYQCARRLPAPVKLALTGTPLENSVMDLWALMSIVAPGLFPDPERFTEFYRIPIERDGDAEKLATLRRRIRPLVRRRTKEMVAADLPPKQEQVLEVVLNPRHEKLYQTHLQRERSKVLGLVEDMSKNRMTIFRSLTLLRQLSLDPALIDPAYADVRASKTDAFLDQLREVVAEGHRVLVFSQFTRYLGAVRERLTAEGVDWVYLDGRTRDRDARIEEFRTGTAPVFLISLKAGGFGLTLTEADYVFVLDPWWNPASEAQAVDRAHRIGQDKTVIVYRLVAVGTIEEKVMELKARKQALFSRVVDDGALASGALTADDVRGLFG